A stretch of DNA from Micromonospora peucetia:
GGGCCGTGGGCGGGTCAGCTCGCGGTGCAGGTGGGCGTGCCGGTCGGCCCGGTTCCGGTGCCCTGGAAGCCGAACTCGGTGGCGGTCCCGGCGGAGAGCCGGCCGTTGTAGTCGACGTTGCGGAACGTGACGGCGCCGCTGGTGCCGCTACCGCGCGCGTTCCACGTGTTGGTGACCGTCGCGCCGCCCGGCAGGGTGAGGGCGACGGCCCAGCCGTTGATCGCCGCGGATCCGGCGGTGACGCGTACCGTCGCGACGAAGCCACCGTTCCACGAGTTCAGCGACACCGTCGCGGCGCATCCGCCGGTGGGCGGCGGGGTGGTGGGCGGCGGGGTCGTCGGGGGCGGGGTGGTGGGCGGCGGGGTGGTGCCGCCGTTGAGTGCGTCGAGGGTGGCGGTGTACGCCGGCTTCTTGTTGCCGCTGCCGTCGAAGAGCAACGGGGTGCCGCTGGCCCGCCAGGAGTCGGTGTCCCGGATGCCCCACACGGTGATCCCCGTGCAGCGGGACACCGCGAGGCAGGCGCGCACCACCCGGCCGTAGTTGTCGGCCTGCGTCTGGCCCGAGCCCTCGATGTCCAGCTCGGTGATCTGCACGTCCACGCCGAGGTTGGCGAAGCGTTGCAGGTTGGCCTGGTAGTCACCGGGCACCGGTGAGGCGCTGTTGAAGTGCGACTGGAAGCCGACGCAGTCGATCGGCACGCCCCGGGCCTTGAAGTCCTGCACCATGGCGTACACCGCGTTGCTCTTGGCGTTCTGCCCGTCGGTGTTGTAGTCGTTGTAGCAGAGCTTCGCGGCCGGGTCGGCGGCGCGCGCGGCGCGGAACGCCACCTCGATCCAGTCGTCGCCGGTGCGTTGCAGGTTCGAGTCGCGGCGGGCCCCGCTGCCGCCGTCGGCGAACGCCTCGTTCACCACGTCCCAGGAATGGATCTTGCCCCGGTAGTAGGTCGCCACCTGGGTGGCGTGATTGAGCATCGCCTGACGCAGCGCGCTGCCGGTGAGGTTCTGCGCCCACCCCGGCTGCTGGGAGTGCCAGGCCAGGGCGTGGCCGCGCACCTGCATCCCGTTGGCACGGGCGTGGTTGACGATCCGGTCGGCGTTGGCGAAGGTGAACTGGCCCTGGGACGGCTCGGTCGCGTCCCACTTCATCTCGTTCTCCGGGGTGACCGAGGTGAACTCCCGGTTGAGGATCCCGACGTACGTGGTGTCGGAGAGCTTGTTGGCGGCCACCGCGGCGCCGAAGTAGCGCCCCTTCTCGGCGGCGGACGCCCCGAGGGTCGTTCCGGCGTTGGCGCCGGACGCCACCGCGAGCGTCGCGGCGGCGACGGAGAGACCGACCACGACTGACGCCAGCGCGACGCGCCGGCTGCGGGCCACCGGGCGCCCGCTGGCGCGGGCGAGCATGTTGTCCATGACAGAGCCTTTCGATGGACAGGATGGATGAGGAAGGTCGCTCCGGCAACCGCCCGCCACGGCGCGCGGCCCGTGGCGTGGTCGCCCGGAGACCACACCGCCGTCAGCATCCTCGACACCGTGAATTGATCGAAGCCCTTCCATCGGACCGTATCGGAACAAGCCCGGAAGCTCAACGCCCAATTATCGGATTCTTCCGGCAGGCGGACTCCGCGCCTCTCCGTCCAGCATCGATACACCCAGCCCGGACGTTGGTTCGCCACCCGACATTGTCCCCGGAAGTTTCGGAGTTCAGTTCGCTGAGCCGGACAGGGCAAGGTCCAGGACACCGACGGTCTCGCCGCCGCTCCGCTCGCCAGTCATCCGCCGCCACCTTGTTGACCGACGGCCGCCTGATCAGCCCCAAGGTCACATTGGGTGTACGAGAACCTGTCCTGATCCCGGCGGCGTGGCGGTGGCGCCGAGCGGGTCCACAGGGTAGAAACATGCCAACCCTTCCTTCCCGGCGTGACACCAGCCACGGCGGCGAGAGAGCGCTCTCACCCGTGCGTTGTCCCCCGCCACCACCCCACGAGGCAGGTCGACGACGACCGCGAGCCGGCTTCGGCGTACCCACCCGCGCCCGCGCCGGAGCACCTGCCCCCACCGCGTCGCCGTGCCCGGCACCTGTCCCGGCCGGCGGAGAGGACGAACGATGAGAATGCAGTCCCCCGACAGGCGACGGCGGCTTCGCCGGGCGCTCGCGCTCGGCCTGGTACTGACGGCGGTCGCCAGTACGACCGGCACCGCCGCCACCGCCGGTCCGGTCCGGCACGGCGCCCCGGACTTCGGGCCCAACGTGACGATCTTCGACCCCCGCACGCCCGTCGCCGAGATCCAGGCCACCCTCGACGCGGCGCACGCCCGGCAGGTCGACGCCGAGATGGGCACCGCGCGGCACGCGTACCTCTTCAAGCCCGGCAGCTACGGTACGGCCACACAGCCGCTACAGGTGAAGGTCGGCTACTACACC
This window harbors:
- a CDS encoding endo-1,4-beta-xylanase — protein: MDNMLARASGRPVARSRRVALASVVVGLSVAAATLAVASGANAGTTLGASAAEKGRYFGAAVAANKLSDTTYVGILNREFTSVTPENEMKWDATEPSQGQFTFANADRIVNHARANGMQVRGHALAWHSQQPGWAQNLTGSALRQAMLNHATQVATYYRGKIHSWDVVNEAFADGGSGARRDSNLQRTGDDWIEVAFRAARAADPAAKLCYNDYNTDGQNAKSNAVYAMVQDFKARGVPIDCVGFQSHFNSASPVPGDYQANLQRFANLGVDVQITELDIEGSGQTQADNYGRVVRACLAVSRCTGITVWGIRDTDSWRASGTPLLFDGSGNKKPAYTATLDALNGGTTPPPTTPPPTTPPPTTPPPTGGCAATVSLNSWNGGFVATVRVTAGSAAINGWAVALTLPGGATVTNTWNARGSGTSGAVTFRNVDYNGRLSAGTATEFGFQGTGTGPTGTPTCTAS